A single window of Dermacentor albipictus isolate Rhodes 1998 colony chromosome 1, USDA_Dalb.pri_finalv2, whole genome shotgun sequence DNA harbors:
- the LOC135915921 gene encoding uncharacterized protein, whose product MQLPRWLLACALVSLAAGVTGIVLRRWFRSYAIGDILCISGMTLFTTILASIALKLLGRALKRRVACSRFSEILGVVTLRSGTQLVEPQDVRLLPVGTLVCVVPPTQPVFYPDNAGDMLTIFEDYAQFPQQPPRMFDTHRLSPVSTANHALERRADTPPVVVNTSSSEASTQAEPPTTSEEDDDATSSSDRPPSYAHLCGEPPPPYKTDSMSTLNDDIG is encoded by the coding sequence ATGCAGCTGCCGCGCTGGCTGCTGGCTTGCGCCCTGGTCAGCCTGGCGGCAGGCGTCACGGGTATCGTGCTGAGGCGCTGGTTCCGCAGCTACGCCATCGGCGACATCCTCTGCATCAGCGGCATGACACTGTTCACCACCATCCTGGCCAGCATCGCGCTCAAGCTGCTGGGCCGCGCGCTCAAGCGCCGCGTGGcctgctcgcgcttctccgagaTCCTGGGCGTGGTGACTCTGCGCTCGGGCACGCAGCTGGTCGAGCCGCAGGACGTGCGCCTGCTGCCGGTCGGCACACTCGTCTGCGTAGTGCCGCCCACGCAGCCCGTCTTCTATCCGGACAACGCTGGCGACATGCTCACCATCTTCGAGGACTACGCACAGTTTCCTCAGCAGCCGCCCAGGATGTTCGACACGCACCGCCTGTCGCCGGTCTCCACGGCAAACCACGCCCTTGAGCGTCGCGCTGACACGCCACCTGTAGTCGTCAACACTTCTTCGTCCGAGGCATCCACGCAAGCCGAACCGCCTACCACTTCGGAAGAGGATGACGACGCGACCTCATCGTCAGACCGACCACCGTCCTACGCCCACCTGTGCGGTGAACCGCCGCCACCTTACAAGACCGACAGCATGTCCACCCTGAACGACGACATCGGCTAG
- the LOC135915912 gene encoding uncharacterized protein: MDDAEAAEAAEQQPSLQERALGGFCSRFCRGLYLLFMLALFGAAVAVLVLWTPPTPTQVFLGAVLFALGGCCGLVFVSWDSVVRSTRLGCCCIYATSVVFCAGLLGAGALLAERTPRYMREDGLILLGLGLLGLLFVALYALAGRRAAERSRQESGSFLGQLTSRSRLGSSSAAVELCKSLFTENRAFSPQRLQEDEASSNKVVMLCVLRSDAGGAKTVAFVDAEEGSPAAQGSENLPDAEPLPDAESLASAESPAATETLPSAESATHESSDPSAV, translated from the exons ATGGACGACGCCGAGGCAGCCGAGGCCGCCGAGCAGCAGCCTTCGCTGCAGGAGCGCGCTCTGGGCGGCTTCTGCAGTCGCTTCTGCCGGGGCCTCTACCTACTCTTCATGCTGGCGCTGTTCGGTGCTGCCGTTGCCGTGCTCGTGCTCTGGACGCCGCCTACACCGACGCAG GTCTTCCTGGGCGCCGTGCTGTTCGCCCTGGGCGGCTGTTGCGGCCTGGTATTCGTCAGCTGGGACAGCGTGGTGCGCTCGACGCGCCTCGGTTGCTGTTGCATCTATGCGACGTCCGTTGTGTTCTGCGCCGGCCTGCTGGGCGCCGGCGCCCTGCTGGCCGAGCGCACGCCGCGCTACATGCGCGAGGACGGCCTCATTCTTCTCGGCCTCGGCCTGCTCGGCCTGCTGTTCGTGGCGCTGTACGCACTGGCCGGTCGCCGCGCCGCTGAGCGCTCGCGTCAAGAAAGCGGATCCTTCCTGGGGCAACTGACGTCGCGCTCGCGGCTCGGTTCTAGCTCGGCGGCCGTCGAGCTGTGCAAGTCACTGTTCACAGAAAACCGAGCATTTTCGCCTCAGCGCCTGCAAGAGGATGAGGCCAGCTCCAATAAAGTGGTGATGCTGTGCGTCCTCCGCTCTGACGCTGGCGGTGCCAAGACGGTCGCCTTCGTGGACGCAGAGGAAGGATCCCCAGCTGCACAAGGCTCGGAAAATTTGCCAGATGCTGAGCCATTGCCGGATGCCGAGTCTCTGGCAAGCGCCGAGTCTCCGGCAGCCACTGAGACGTTGCCAAGCGCCGAGTCCGCAACACACGAGTCGTCCGACCCGTCGGCGGTCTAA